The Clostridioides difficile genome has a segment encoding these proteins:
- a CDS encoding DUF4213 domain-containing protein, producing MWQFYNNLIDKIPENIRVKDFVIGSEFAMVITDYGAGISHLLYDKRFPFENDIKINMSLKDLCKSIKSWNFIEASLGSAAINSYYNQNICNKSLSVEKINHHFISMIDDSSKKIAVLEGNLQNKNKIKFRYDVDFFNRKIEEGDYSISAYGYLVENYDSTYLGGDLIINKHLIKIANDSLNKESIICDISTPISSDFKKLGIKNIGGFVVEDIDKCFNLVKISAPYENIEKTGNMMKIVGVKGD from the coding sequence ATGTGGCAATTTTATAATAATTTAATAGATAAAATACCAGAAAACATAAGAGTAAAAGATTTTGTTATAGGCTCAGAGTTTGCTATGGTAATAACAGATTATGGAGCAGGTATTAGCCATTTATTATATGATAAAAGATTTCCTTTTGAAAACGATATAAAAATAAACATGTCTTTAAAAGATTTGTGTAAGTCAATTAAATCTTGGAATTTTATAGAAGCTAGTTTAGGATCAGCAGCAATAAATTCTTATTATAATCAGAATATTTGCAATAAATCATTAAGTGTAGAGAAAATTAATCATCACTTTATTTCTATGATTGATGATTCATCAAAAAAAATAGCAGTATTAGAGGGAAATCTTCAAAATAAAAATAAAATTAAATTTAGATATGATGTGGATTTTTTCAATAGAAAAATAGAAGAAGGAGATTACAGTATATCAGCATATGGATATTTAGTAGAAAACTATGATAGTACATATTTAGGTGGAGACTTAATTATTAATAAACATTTAATAAAAATAGCCAATGATTCACTTAATAAAGAAAGCATAATTTGTGATATATCAACTCCAATATCTTCAGATTTTAAAAAACTAGGTATAAAAAATATAGGTGGATTTGTTGTAGAGGATATAGACAAGTGTTTTAATTTAGTAAAAATAAGTGCACCTTATGAAAATATTGAAAAGACAGGTAATATGATGAAAATAGTAGGGGTAAAAGGGGATTAA
- a CDS encoding FtsX-like permease family protein — MTTFKLAISYMKRQKGKTIALLSCIALAVMLIFSMIVIRDSGYDSQIREAKDLHGDYHIWFEGLEKDKTQDLTNEEVISKSNTSKELCEVVDKESGVKLYLNSFDKGFINSLGYKIDGREPIKDGEIVIEKEAARQMEISNPLNKNIDLMLLNKYIDDNEINHMDSANKTFKVVGVIEKPDKYYDKSRYSITLRAFVYKDSNLPIKIKDTYNGTIYLKSEKNIPQFITKMTKKIDTNIFNLHENGEVDLAKNQRQNSKFSKENIINSVLLVIVSTIVIYNIFNIIFQDMTSQIGLMKSIGMSNKKVRNMLIIMSFIYIILGTLLGIVFGMIFSYAGLRVVYGYSSMLTIQMSSIICSFAVSIISVFISSFIVIKKSSKMSIIEAIRSSDKYEKNQKTTIKR; from the coding sequence TTGACTACATTTAAACTAGCAATTTCTTATATGAAAAGACAAAAAGGGAAAACAATAGCACTATTATCATGTATAGCTCTTGCTGTAATGCTTATTTTTTCTATGATTGTGATTAGGGATTCTGGATATGATTCTCAAATAAGAGAGGCGAAGGATTTACATGGTGATTATCACATATGGTTTGAGGGGCTTGAAAAGGACAAAACACAAGACCTTACAAATGAAGAAGTTATATCAAAGTCAAACACTTCAAAAGAGTTATGCGAAGTCGTAGATAAAGAAAGTGGTGTTAAGCTTTATTTAAATTCATTTGACAAAGGTTTTATAAATTCTTTGGGATATAAAATAGATGGAAGAGAGCCTATAAAAGATGGAGAAATAGTAATAGAAAAAGAAGCTGCAAGACAAATGGAGATATCTAACCCATTAAACAAAAATATAGATTTGATGCTTTTAAATAAGTATATTGATGACAATGAAATTAACCATATGGATAGTGCAAATAAAACATTCAAAGTTGTTGGCGTGATAGAAAAACCAGATAAATATTATGATAAATCTAGGTATAGTATTACACTTCGAGCTTTTGTGTATAAAGACTCCAATTTACCAATAAAAATAAAAGATACATATAATGGAACAATTTACCTTAAATCAGAGAAAAATATACCTCAATTTATAACTAAGATGACAAAAAAGATAGATACCAATATCTTCAATCTGCACGAAAATGGTGAGGTTGATTTAGCAAAGAATCAAAGACAAAATTCAAAATTCAGCAAAGAAAATATTATAAATTCAGTGCTTTTAGTTATTGTATCAACTATTGTGATATACAATATTTTTAATATTATTTTTCAGGATATGACTAGTCAAATAGGTCTTATGAAATCTATTGGTATGTCGAATAAGAAAGTAAGAAACATGCTTATTATTATGAGCTTTATTTATATAATTTTAGGGACTCTATTAGGAATAGTATTTGGAATGATTTTTTCATATGCTGGTTTAAGAGTAGTGTATGGATACAGCTCTATGCTAACAATACAAATGTCTAGTATAATATGTTCTTTTGCAGTTTCAATCATATCAGTATTTATTTCTAGCTTTATAGTAATTAAAAAATCCAGCAAAATGTCTATAATTGAGGCTATAAGGTCAAGTGATAAGTATGAAAAAAATCAAAAAACAACAATAAAAAGATAG
- a CDS encoding ABC transporter ATP-binding protein has product MILEVKNLSYFYKERNVLNQISFTVEGSQLLCILGPNGAGKSTMFKCILQLLKGYKGEILLDGKNLKDYKIKNLARKIAYIPQSHNPVFSYSVAEMVLMGTTSQISPMSKPTKKQLQTVEESLDKIGISYLKDRSFVNLSGGERQLVLIARALAQNAKILIMDEPTSDLDYGNQIRVLNTAKELTKDGYIIIQSTHNPDQAFLYADRVLALYNHEILAFGVPKYIINSGLIKKLYNVDVELNSLYDDKIRICIPKSVTI; this is encoded by the coding sequence ATGATTTTAGAAGTCAAAAATCTTAGCTATTTTTATAAAGAGCGGAATGTACTTAATCAAATATCCTTTACTGTTGAAGGTAGTCAGTTACTATGTATATTAGGCCCTAATGGAGCAGGAAAAAGTACTATGTTTAAGTGTATACTGCAGTTATTGAAAGGGTATAAGGGCGAAATTTTATTAGATGGAAAAAACTTGAAGGATTATAAAATTAAGAATCTAGCAAGAAAAATAGCCTATATTCCTCAATCTCACAATCCTGTATTTAGTTATTCTGTTGCTGAAATGGTACTGATGGGAACAACATCACAAATTTCACCTATGTCTAAACCTACTAAAAAACAGCTACAAACAGTTGAAGAATCTTTAGACAAAATAGGAATTTCCTATTTAAAAGATAGGAGTTTTGTAAATTTAAGTGGAGGAGAAAGACAATTAGTACTTATTGCGAGAGCCTTAGCTCAAAATGCAAAGATACTTATTATGGATGAACCAACATCTGATTTGGATTATGGTAATCAAATCAGAGTATTAAATACAGCAAAAGAATTAACAAAGGATGGATATATAATAATTCAATCAACACATAATCCAGACCAAGCCTTTTTATATGCAGATAGGGTTTTAGCTTTATATAATCATGAAATATTAGCCTTTGGTGTACCTAAGTATATAATTAATTCTGGTCTAATAAAAAAACTCTACAATGTAGATGTAGAATTAAACAGCTTATATGATGATAAAATCAGAATCTGCATACCAAAAAGTGTAACTATATAA
- a CDS encoding ABC transporter permease, which yields MATRNLWRNKPRTILTILAITLVGIMFILNLGAKSLLKKNMEEGITGGSWSMSYGSVDKTVEGDSRGSESLFYKLDNNLIQKVKDMKGIRYVEPHFYNHRGHILLSKDKLSKAYQDELDRKNSSYQEEHNNEYPLLIRGYSDDMLKQRQEFIEKGENILSPTSGKYKKVILVNNTNSQVTHSFDAKIIDDVKIGDIVEIKLPVYRDSIEKYENFKVEVGAIMKESYAAGQDGNTQAQGAQIIFRENDYKKLTGQKEYNKLFVTAEKRQLYSVERRLEEITKNYGTTEINGKGEELKLIGMQQSSEERLSVIYQFLTILILAVNLIFIMRSNIITRRRELSTLRAIGMSIKSIKKILIIESQLYGMVASIIGAVSATVYHNYGLAKTNKVLLEGGYTRTIEPNIPFTQIIILFAIFIVMGFISIYVSKDKIERTTITEGISQNN from the coding sequence ATGGCAACTAGAAATTTATGGAGAAATAAACCTAGAACAATATTAACAATATTAGCAATTACATTGGTTGGAATAATGTTTATCTTAAATTTAGGTGCTAAAAGTTTGTTAAAAAAGAATATGGAAGAGGGGATAACAGGTGGTTCATGGTCAATGTCATATGGAAGTGTTGATAAAACTGTTGAGGGAGATTCTAGAGGTTCAGAATCTTTATTTTATAAATTAGACAATAATTTAATACAAAAAGTGAAAGATATGAAAGGCATAAGGTATGTAGAACCACATTTTTATAATCATCGTGGCCATATTTTACTTTCTAAAGATAAGTTATCAAAAGCTTATCAAGATGAATTAGACAGAAAAAATTCCTCCTATCAAGAGGAACATAACAATGAATATCCACTTTTGATAAGAGGATATAGTGATGATATGTTAAAGCAAAGGCAAGAGTTTATTGAAAAAGGGGAAAATATACTAAGTCCTACATCGGGCAAGTACAAGAAAGTCATCTTAGTTAACAATACGAATTCGCAAGTTACACATTCTTTTGATGCAAAGATAATTGATGATGTGAAAATAGGAGATATTGTAGAGATAAAACTACCTGTATATAGAGATAGTATTGAAAAATATGAAAACTTTAAGGTAGAAGTTGGTGCTATCATGAAAGAATCATATGCAGCAGGTCAGGATGGGAATACACAGGCTCAAGGAGCTCAAATAATATTTAGAGAAAATGATTATAAAAAATTAACAGGTCAAAAAGAATATAATAAGCTTTTCGTCACAGCTGAAAAGAGACAATTATATTCTGTAGAAAGAAGATTAGAAGAAATAACTAAGAATTATGGAACTACTGAAATCAATGGAAAAGGAGAAGAACTGAAACTTATTGGAATGCAACAAAGTTCAGAAGAAAGGCTTTCTGTAATATATCAGTTTTTAACTATATTAATACTTGCGGTGAATCTTATTTTCATTATGAGAAGTAATATTATTACAAGAAGAAGAGAGTTGTCGACTTTAAGAGCAATTGGTATGAGTATAAAAAGTATTAAAAAGATTCTAATTATTGAAAGTCAACTATATGGAATGGTAGCGTCCATAATAGGTGCTGTGAGTGCAACAGTTTATCATAATTATGGTCTGGCTAAAACGAACAAAGTTCTTTTAGAAGGTGGATATACTAGGACAATAGAACCCAATATTCCCTTTACTCAAATAATTATACTATTTGCAATTTTTATTGTTATGGGATTTATTTCTATATATGTATCGAAAGATAAGATAGAAAGGACAACAATAACAGAAGGAATTTCACAAAATAATTAA
- a CDS encoding ABC transporter ATP-binding protein gives MKKLIIKNIEKVYGKGDNKVYALNGIDLEIQPHKFTTIVGQSGSGKSTLLHCMAGLDKPTSGNVLMDDLDLYTLNDDKLSKIRRETFGFIFQSYNLIPVINVYDNIILPISISRRKIDKDYIGNLIIKLGIESQVNKFPNELSGGQQQRVAIARALANKPSIVFADEPTGNLDSKTTNEVMSLLKFCVYEYKQTLVMITHNGEIANSADTIINISDGKIV, from the coding sequence ATGAAGAAATTAATTATAAAAAATATAGAAAAGGTATATGGAAAAGGAGATAATAAAGTATATGCATTAAATGGGATAGATTTAGAAATACAACCTCATAAATTTACAACTATAGTTGGGCAAAGTGGATCAGGCAAAAGTACATTACTTCACTGTATGGCAGGGCTTGATAAACCTACATCTGGAAATGTGCTTATGGATGATTTAGATTTATATACTCTAAATGATGATAAGCTATCAAAGATAAGAAGAGAAACATTTGGATTTATATTTCAAAGCTACAATCTAATACCAGTTATAAATGTTTATGATAATATAATACTTCCTATTTCAATTAGTAGAAGAAAAATAGATAAAGATTATATAGGAAATTTAATAATTAAACTAGGTATAGAATCTCAAGTTAATAAATTTCCTAATGAATTATCTGGAGGTCAGCAACAAAGGGTAGCAATTGCTAGAGCACTTGCAAATAAACCTTCAATAGTATTTGCGGATGAACCTACTGGAAACCTAGATAGTAAGACAACTAATGAAGTTATGAGTCTCCTAAAGTTTTGTGTATATGAGTACAAACAGACATTAGTTATGATAACTCATAATGGAGAAATAGCTAATAGTGCAGATACTATTATAAATATTAGTGATGGGAAAATAGTATAA
- a CDS encoding M20 family metallopeptidase, with protein MIGSISINEIDEKRLKLSELSKKIWKNPEKAFKEFKACENTANLLKSEGFDVEIGVGGLATAIKASFGSGKPVIGFMGEFDALPGLNQKVSTKQEAFELGAYGHGCGHNLLCAAHVGAVIGLKREMIENNLSGTIVFYACPGEEQLTGKGFMARGGAFEGLDLAINFHPNKISEATVGISTAVNSVKFHFKGKTAHAGSDPQNGRSALDAVELTNVGANYLREHVTSDVRIHYTITDGGVAPNIVPDKASVWYYTRALSREAVESTYERLIKVAKGAAMMTETEVEVEFLGGCYNTLNNHVLAKLVSECMDDITQEPWTEEELDFAAELDKQSPQQYKDMISKYNLPEGTHLYYGGGNVTNFNSYGSTDIGDVMHIVPTAYFFTGCTNLGAPGHSWQFTSCAGSSIGEKGMIYAAKIMAMFGAKILNNPEIAKKAKEEFYKSMNGKTYKCPIPEDVPTP; from the coding sequence ATGATAGGAAGTATATCTATAAATGAGATAGATGAAAAAAGACTCAAACTTAGTGAATTGAGTAAGAAAATATGGAAAAATCCAGAAAAAGCATTTAAAGAATTCAAAGCATGTGAAAATACAGCAAATCTTCTAAAAAGTGAAGGATTTGATGTAGAAATAGGTGTAGGAGGATTAGCTACAGCTATTAAGGCTAGCTTTGGGTCAGGAAAGCCAGTTATAGGTTTTATGGGAGAGTTTGATGCACTACCTGGTTTAAATCAAAAAGTATCAACAAAACAAGAAGCATTTGAATTGGGAGCTTATGGTCATGGATGTGGACATAATTTATTATGTGCTGCACATGTAGGAGCAGTAATAGGACTTAAAAGAGAGATGATAGAAAATAATTTGAGTGGAACTATAGTATTTTATGCATGCCCAGGAGAAGAACAATTAACAGGTAAAGGATTTATGGCTAGAGGTGGTGCATTTGAAGGTCTAGACTTAGCTATAAATTTCCATCCAAATAAAATTAGTGAAGCTACAGTTGGTATATCAACAGCTGTTAACTCTGTAAAATTTCATTTTAAAGGGAAAACTGCACATGCAGGCTCAGACCCTCAAAATGGAAGAAGTGCTTTAGATGCTGTAGAACTTACTAACGTAGGAGCTAATTATTTGAGAGAGCATGTTACTTCTGATGTAAGAATTCATTACACTATTACAGATGGAGGAGTAGCACCTAACATAGTCCCTGATAAAGCATCAGTATGGTATTATACAAGAGCTTTAAGTAGGGAAGCTGTGGAAAGTACATATGAAAGACTTATAAAAGTAGCAAAAGGAGCTGCAATGATGACTGAAACTGAGGTTGAAGTAGAGTTTTTAGGAGGATGCTACAATACTCTAAACAATCATGTTTTGGCAAAGCTTGTATCAGAATGTATGGATGATATTACACAAGAGCCTTGGACTGAAGAAGAATTGGATTTTGCAGCTGAATTAGATAAACAAAGCCCACAACAATATAAGGATATGATAAGTAAATATAATTTGCCAGAAGGAACTCACCTATATTATGGTGGAGGAAATGTTACAAACTTTAATAGCTATGGTTCTACTGATATTGGAGATGTAATGCATATAGTTCCTACAGCATACTTTTTTACAGGATGTACAAACCTAGGTGCGCCTGGGCATAGTTGGCAGTTTACATCTTGTGCAGGAAGTTCTATTGGAGAAAAAGGTATGATATATGCAGCAAAAATTATGGCTATGTTTGGAGCCAAAATACTGAACAATCCAGAAATAGCTAAAAAGGCAAAAGAAGAATTTTATAAATCTATGAATGGGAAAACATACAAGTGTCCTATTCCAGAGGATGTTCCAACTCCTTAA
- a CDS encoding iron ABC transporter permease yields the protein MLCLVIILIVLILVSLALGKYPVEPHQVFGILVSKICNIDKFWTDSMETIFLNVRLPRIVLACLVGGALAAAGASYQYIFLNPMASPDILGASSGAAFGAALALFLYKSGREVTVSAFIFSLITVLLVYLISERTKGNKVLGLILSGIMVSSLFSSGTSFIKLVADPNDQLPAITYWLMGSLSGAKTADIKFAIIPMLIGIVPLILISWQINILTVGEDEARTMGINTKRIRFITIVCATLLTSASVAVSGMIGWVGLVIPHLSRRLVGNNFVYLLPTSAMFGASFLLLVDNVSRNLWTSEIPIGILTSFIGVPFFIYLITKRGD from the coding sequence ATGCTTTGTTTAGTTATTATATTGATTGTATTGATATTAGTATCATTAGCACTTGGAAAATATCCAGTAGAGCCACATCAAGTATTTGGAATTTTGGTTTCAAAAATATGTAATATAGATAAGTTTTGGACAGATAGCATGGAAACTATATTTTTAAATGTTAGATTACCAAGGATAGTACTTGCATGTTTAGTAGGTGGGGCATTGGCAGCTGCAGGAGCATCATACCAATATATATTTTTAAATCCTATGGCATCACCAGATATACTAGGAGCATCATCAGGAGCAGCATTTGGAGCAGCTTTAGCGTTATTTCTTTATAAAAGTGGTAGAGAAGTTACTGTTAGCGCATTTATTTTTAGTTTAATTACTGTGCTTTTAGTTTATTTGATAAGTGAAAGGACAAAGGGAAATAAAGTGCTAGGTTTAATTTTATCAGGAATTATGGTAAGTTCTTTATTTTCTTCAGGAACATCTTTTATAAAACTTGTAGCAGACCCTAATGACCAGTTGCCTGCAATTACATATTGGCTAATGGGTAGTTTGTCAGGGGCTAAAACAGCTGATATAAAATTTGCAATTATTCCTATGTTAATAGGTATAGTACCTCTAATACTTATTAGCTGGCAAATAAACATATTGACTGTAGGAGAAGATGAGGCAAGAACAATGGGAATAAATACAAAGCGTATAAGATTTATTACTATTGTATGTGCTACCCTTTTAACTTCTGCAAGTGTTGCTGTAAGTGGAATGATAGGTTGGGTTGGCCTTGTAATACCACACTTATCTAGACGCTTAGTTGGAAATAATTTTGTTTACTTATTGCCAACATCAGCCATGTTTGGAGCATCATTTTTGTTATTAGTTGATAATGTATCTAGAAATTTATGGACTAGTGAGATACCTATAGGTATATTAACTTCATTTATTGGGGTACCATTTTTCATATATCTGATTACAAAAAGGGGGGATTAA
- a CDS encoding ABC transporter substrate-binding protein, giving the protein MKKKLLSLLLVLVLAITSLVGCTSSNDDAKGEKEDKKTSETVMFTDSVGRKVEIPTNIKKVAPSGSLAQIVLFSVSPDKLVGLSGEWANDAKEYIDEKYTNLPVFGQFYGKDDLNMEALAAANPQVIIDIGEKKGSAKEDLDAIQEQTGIPTIFIEATTANMSECYTKLGEILNVEDNAKVLADYCKTTYDTTAETMKKIGDKNKVNLAYCVGDTGTSVIAEGSFHSEIINILANNVAKLDDPSSKGNGNEVSLEQLYLWNPDVIVFAPQSIYSKVGSQVEWQKISAISSGKYYEAPSTPYNWMGFPPSVNRYMGMIWLSEILYPENFNYDLKEKTKEFYKLFYHVDLNDEQYNKLTKNAIK; this is encoded by the coding sequence ATGAAAAAGAAATTATTATCATTGTTATTAGTGCTAGTTTTAGCAATAACATCTTTAGTTGGATGTACATCATCAAATGATGATGCTAAAGGTGAAAAAGAGGATAAAAAAACATCCGAAACAGTAATGTTTACTGATTCAGTAGGAAGAAAAGTTGAGATTCCAACAAATATTAAAAAAGTAGCGCCTTCAGGAAGTTTAGCACAAATTGTACTATTTTCAGTATCACCAGATAAGTTAGTTGGATTATCAGGAGAGTGGGCAAATGATGCAAAGGAATATATAGATGAAAAATATACTAACCTTCCTGTCTTTGGTCAATTTTATGGTAAGGACGATTTAAATATGGAAGCCCTTGCAGCAGCAAATCCACAAGTAATTATAGATATAGGAGAGAAAAAAGGTAGTGCAAAAGAAGATTTAGATGCCATACAAGAACAAACTGGAATACCAACTATATTTATAGAAGCTACGACTGCTAACATGTCAGAATGTTACACTAAGCTAGGAGAGATTTTAAATGTAGAAGATAATGCAAAAGTATTAGCGGATTACTGCAAAACTACTTATGATACGACTGCAGAAACTATGAAAAAAATAGGTGATAAGAATAAAGTAAATCTTGCCTATTGTGTAGGAGATACAGGAACAAGTGTAATTGCAGAAGGGTCTTTCCACTCTGAAATTATTAATATACTTGCAAATAATGTTGCAAAACTTGATGACCCATCAAGTAAAGGTAATGGAAATGAAGTATCATTAGAACAACTATACTTATGGAATCCAGATGTGATAGTATTTGCACCACAGAGTATATACAGTAAAGTAGGAAGTCAAGTTGAATGGCAAAAAATAAGTGCTATATCTAGTGGTAAATACTATGAAGCACCAAGCACTCCATATAATTGGATGGGATTCCCTCCATCTGTAAATAGATATATGGGTATGATTTGGTTATCTGAAATACTTTATCCAGAGAATTTTAATTATGATTTAAAAGAAAAAACAAAAGAATTTTACAAGCTATTCTATCATGTTGATTTAAATGATGAACAATATAACAAATTAACTAAAAACGCTATTAAATAG